Proteins from a single region of Urocitellus parryii isolate mUroPar1 chromosome 4, mUroPar1.hap1, whole genome shotgun sequence:
- the Or8u3 gene encoding olfactory receptor 8U3: protein MAEVNISHVTEFILKGITDRPELQVPCFLVFLVIYLVTVLGNLGLIALIRIDARLHTPMYYFLSHLAFVDLCYSSAITPKMMVNFVVQHNIISFHACATQLGCFLTFMITECFLLASMAYDRYVAICSPLHYSTLMSKRVCIQLVAVPYGYSFLVALFHTIITFRLTYCGPNVINHFYCDDLPLLALSCSDTHVKEILIFAFAGFDMICSSSIVLTSYLFIIAAILRIRSTQGRRKAISTCGSHMVAVTIFYGTLIFMYLQPKSNHSLDTDKMASVFYTVVIPMLNPLIYSLRNKEVKDASKKALEKGWETLKILKSIK, encoded by the coding sequence ATGGCTGAAGTTAACATCTCCCATGTCACTGAATTTATTCTCAAGGGAATTACAGACCGGCCAGAGCTTCAGGTCCCATGCTTCCTGGTGTTTTTAGTTATCTATCTGGTCACAGTGCTGGGCAACCTCGGACTGATTGCCTTAATCAGGATCGATGCTCGACTCCACACACCCATGTACTATTTCCTCAGTCACTTGGCCTTTGTGGACCTTTGTTACTCCTCTGCAATTACGCCGAAGATGATGGTGAATTTTGTTGTGCAACACAACATTATCTCTTTCCACGCTTGTGCAACACAGCTGGGCTGTTTTCTCACCTTCATGATCACTGAGTGTTTCCTTCTGGCctccatggcctatgaccgctatgtcgCCATCTGCAGCCCTCTGCATTACTCCACACTGATGTCAAAAAGAGTCTGCATCCAGTTAGTGGCAGTCCCTTATGGGTACAGCTTTCTGGTTGCCCTCTTCCACACCATTATCACTTTCCGTCTGACTTACTGTGGCCCCAATGTAATTAACCATTTCTACTGTGATGACCTCCCCCTGCTTGCTCTGTCCTGCTCAGACACACACGTGAAGGAAATTCTGATTTTTGCTTTTGCTGGCTTTGATATGATCTGCTCTTCCTCCATcgtcctcacctcctacctcttcATCATTGCCGCCATCTTAAGGATCCGTTCCACACAGGGACGGCGCAAGGCCATCTCCACCTGTGGCTCTCACATGGTGGCTGTTACTATTTTCTATGGCACACTGATCTTTATGTACCTGCAGCCCAAGTCAAACCACTCTTTGGACACAGACAAGATGGCCTCTGTGTTTTACACCGTGGTGATCCCCATGTTGAACCCCCTGATCTACAGTCTCAGgaacaaagaggtgaaagatgcCTCCAAGAAAGCCTTGGAGAAAGGCTGGgaaaccttaaaaatattaaaatcaataaaatag